DNA sequence from the Blastomonas fulva genome:
TCTCGAAGACGCCCGCCGCGACATGCGCGCCATGCCTGCGCCGCCTGTTCCGCCGGCGCCGCCTGCCGAACGCAACTGATCGCAGCCCGTTGCGGCGAGCGGGGGCAGCGCAAATATTGCGCCGCCCCTTTCGCTTTGGGGCGATCAATGCCACTTAGGCGCGATGGAACTGCCTGCTGATCTTCCGACCGGCCTTGCCGAGACCATCGAACCGATGGTGCGCCGCGTGCTCGCGGGCAACCCGTCCGCGTTCACCTATACCGGCACCCAGACCTATGTCGTGGGCAAGGGCGCAGATGTCGCGGTGATCGATCCGGGTCCGGCGGACCCTGCGCATATCGAGGCGATCCTGGCGACCGTCGGCGATGCGCGCATCGCCGCGATCATGTGCACCCACACTCATCGCGACCACAGCCCCGCCGCAGCGCCGCTCGCGGCGCGCACCGGCGCGCCGATCATCGGCTGCGCAGCGCTGATGCTCAGCGACGACGGCCCGCGCTCCGACGAGGCGTTCGATACCACCTACGCGCCCGACCGCGTGCTGGCCGATGGCGAAAGCGTTTCGGGCGATGGCTGGACATTGCAGGCCGTCGCAACCCCGGGGCACACCAGCAACCATCTGTGCCTGGCTCTGGTCGAAAGCGGCGCGCTGTTCACCGGCGACCATGTCATGGGCTGGTCGACCAGCGTGATCTCGCCGCCTGATGGCGACATGGCCGATTATATGGCGAGCCTCGCCAAATTGCAGGAGCGCTCCGACCGCGTCTATTATCCCGCGCACGGTCCTGCGGTCGAGAACCCGGCCCAATTGGTGCGCGGCATGATGGGCCACCGCAAGCAGCGCGAGCGGCAGGTGCTGCGCCAGCTCGAGGCAGGCCCGCAGGCCATCCCCGACATGGTACCGCAGATGTACAAGGGCATCGATGAACGCCTGTACGGCGCGGCGGGCCGTTCGGTGCTCGCGCATCTGATCGATCTGAAAAACCGCGGCGCGGTCCGCCACGAAGGCGACGTCTGGGCGCTGATCCATGGCGATTAAGGGCAGTACTGCCGGCCTGCTGTTTGCAGGCGCGCTCGCGCTGGGCGCTGGCGGCACCTGGCTGGCGTCGGGGCTGATCGAGGACGACAATGTGGTGTCGGCCGAAGCGATGCTCGCCGGGTTCGAGCGGCGCAACCAGCTGGTCGTGCTGGTCGCGCAGGTGGTGCCCGTGGTCACCAACAAGGACCCCGGCTTTATCGGCATGTTCGATGCCGAGCAGACCGCGATCATCCCGGCCACCGTGAGCTATTCGGTGAACATGGCGAAGATGGGCCCCGATTCTGTCGCATGGAACGAGACCGAACGGCAGATGACAATCACCGTGCCGCCGGTGATGATCCAGCCGCCCAACCTTCAGGAGCAGCAGGCGCGCTATTATCGCGACGGGCTGTGGGTCACCGGGGCGAGCGTGGAGCGTCTGTTCAAGGCCAACTCCGCCGCCGCGCTCAAACAGGCGCAGACGCTGGCGCGCAACGAATCGCTGGTGGCGATCGCCCGCGCCAGCGCGCGCGATGCCGTCGAGCGCAATGCGCGTGCGTATTTGAGCGGCGCAGGCATACAAGATGCTGTAGTGACCGTGCGAATTGCCAACCAGGGAGCCAATCTGCAATGACCGCCCAACCCCGTGAGAACCTGTCCGGCCTGGATCTGCGCGCCGAAATCGACCGGCTGCGCAAGGAGAGGAACGCGGTCATTCTGGCGCATTACTACCAGAAGCCCGAAATCCAGGACATCGCCGATTTCGTCGGCGATTCGCTCGAGCTGTCGCGGATCGCGGCCGAGACCGATGCAGACGTGATCGCGTTCTGCGGCGTGAAGTTCATGGCCGAAACCGCCAAGATCCTCAGCCCCGACAAGATCGTCATCCTTCCCGACATGGACGCCGGTTGCAGTCTGGAAGACAGCTGCCCGCCCGACAAGTTCGCCGCGTTCCGTGCCGAGCACCCCGATCACATTGCGCTCACCTATATCAACTGCTCGGCGGCGGTGAAGGCATTGAGCGACATCATCGTGACCTCGTCGTCTGCGGAAAAGATCCTCAGCCAGATCCCGGCGGACCAGAAGATCATCTTCGGCCCCGACAAGCATCTGGGCGGCTATCTGGTGCGCAAATTGGGCCGCGAGATGCTGCTGTGGCCCGGCGTGTGCATCGTCCACGAGGCATTCAGCGAGACCGAGCTGTTGAAGCTCAAGGCGCAACATCCCGATGCGCCTGTCGCCGCGCACCCCGAATGCCCCGCGCACATCCTCGATCATGCCGACATGGTGGGATCGACCAGCGCGATCCTGAAATTCGCCAAGGAAACCACCAGCGACACCGTGATCGTCGCGACCGAGCCGCACATCATCCACCAGATGGAAAAAGCGGTTCCCGAAAAGACCTTCATCGGCGCGCCGGGTGCGGATGGCAATTGCAACTGTAACATCTGCCCGTATATGGCGCTCAACACGATGGAAAAGCTCTACGTTGCGCTGCGCGATCTGGAGCCGCGGATCGAGCTCGACGAGGCGCTGCGCCTCGACGCGAAGAAGTCGCTCGACCGGATGCTCGAAATGGCGAGCAGCACGGTGGGGCAGGGTGATCTTGGCCGCCCCGATCTGGCGCATCAGGACTGATGCGTCTGGCCTGACGCCTGACACATCAGGCTTGGGGCGCTTAGCCCTTCGGGGCTGAATGCACCGCATTGCGCCCCGCCATCGCCGCGTAAAAGGCGAATGCGGGGGCCATGTCCTTCTCGTAATCGCCGGTCGGGTGGATCACCGGTCCAAGCCCTGCGCGGCGGTTGCCATAATCCATGAACCCGCAGACGATCGGCACGCCCGCGCCATAGGCGATCCGGTAAAAGCCGGTGCGCCATGCGGTCACCGCCTTGCGCGTGCCTTCGGGCGCGATCGTCAGGATGAAGTCCTCGCGCGCGGCGAACTCGGCGATCATCTGCTGCACCATGTCGCCCGCAGCGCTGCGATCGACCGGGACCCCGCCCATCTGCCGCATGAACGTGTGAAACGGCCAGCGGAACAGCGATGTCTTGGCCATGAAATGCGTCTCGAGCCCCAATTCGCGGGTGACGCCCATGTAATTGGGGAAGTCCCAGTTGCTGGTGTGCGGCACCGCGATGATGATGTAGCGGCGCTCGGGCGGCGGGGTGCCGACCGCCGTAAACCGGTGACGGCGATAGATGAACATCATCAGTGCATACAGCGCGCGCGCGGCCCAGCCGAGATGCGCGGTCGAAGGCTCGCGCGACGGGGAAGGCACAGGCTCGCTCGCGTTCATCATCCGTCCCCACACCTTGATGCAGGGCTCTTGCCCGGCATGATGGCCGGGCGCCGCTGTCACTGGATTCGCCTAGTGGCGCAAAGTGCCGGGCAGATCAATTGCCGTTACGGCATGTTTTGTTCGCGCCGGAACGGCCAGTCGGTGACGCCGCCCACCCAAAGCGCCCACCAGATGATCACCGGCTGCAGCAGCAGGCGCGGGGCGTGATAGGCCCAAGGCAGCGTCCGCCCGCCCACCGCGATGTCATTGACCGCGTGGTTGATGTTGGCGGGCCACACGCACAATGCATAAAGCGCAAGCCCGATCCCTGCGGCAAAGCGGAGCCGCGGTACCATCAGCCCGATCGCGCCTGCGATCTCGGCAACGCCCGTCAGGAAGACCACTTCGTCAGGAAACG
Encoded proteins:
- the nadA gene encoding quinolinate synthase NadA — translated: MTAQPRENLSGLDLRAEIDRLRKERNAVILAHYYQKPEIQDIADFVGDSLELSRIAAETDADVIAFCGVKFMAETAKILSPDKIVILPDMDAGCSLEDSCPPDKFAAFRAEHPDHIALTYINCSAAVKALSDIIVTSSSAEKILSQIPADQKIIFGPDKHLGGYLVRKLGREMLLWPGVCIVHEAFSETELLKLKAQHPDAPVAAHPECPAHILDHADMVGSTSAILKFAKETTSDTVIVATEPHIIHQMEKAVPEKTFIGAPGADGNCNCNICPYMALNTMEKLYVALRDLEPRIELDEALRLDAKKSLDRMLEMASSTVGQGDLGRPDLAHQD
- a CDS encoding lysophospholipid acyltransferase family protein — protein: MTAAPGHHAGQEPCIKVWGRMMNASEPVPSPSREPSTAHLGWAARALYALMMFIYRRHRFTAVGTPPPERRYIIIAVPHTSNWDFPNYMGVTRELGLETHFMAKTSLFRWPFHTFMRQMGGVPVDRSAAGDMVQQMIAEFAAREDFILTIAPEGTRKAVTAWRTGFYRIAYGAGVPIVCGFMDYGNRRAGLGPVIHPTGDYEKDMAPAFAFYAAMAGRNAVHSAPKG
- a CDS encoding MBL fold metallo-hydrolase codes for the protein MELPADLPTGLAETIEPMVRRVLAGNPSAFTYTGTQTYVVGKGADVAVIDPGPADPAHIEAILATVGDARIAAIMCTHTHRDHSPAAAPLAARTGAPIIGCAALMLSDDGPRSDEAFDTTYAPDRVLADGESVSGDGWTLQAVATPGHTSNHLCLALVESGALFTGDHVMGWSTSVISPPDGDMADYMASLAKLQERSDRVYYPAHGPAVENPAQLVRGMMGHRKQRERQVLRQLEAGPQAIPDMVPQMYKGIDERLYGAAGRSVLAHLIDLKNRGAVRHEGDVWALIHGD
- a CDS encoding DoxX family protein, with the protein product MPRQSAVRTGFRWLLALIYFAAGVIHIRSPGGFLAITPGWVPFPDEVVFLTGVAEIAGAIGLMVPRLRFAAGIGLALYALCVWPANINHAVNDIAVGGRTLPWAYHAPRLLLQPVIIWWALWVGGVTDWPFRREQNMP
- a CDS encoding DUF4230 domain-containing protein is translated as MAIKGSTAGLLFAGALALGAGGTWLASGLIEDDNVVSAEAMLAGFERRNQLVVLVAQVVPVVTNKDPGFIGMFDAEQTAIIPATVSYSVNMAKMGPDSVAWNETERQMTITVPPVMIQPPNLQEQQARYYRDGLWVTGASVERLFKANSAAALKQAQTLARNESLVAIARASARDAVERNARAYLSGAGIQDAVVTVRIANQGANLQ